In a genomic window of Erigeron canadensis isolate Cc75 chromosome 5, C_canadensis_v1, whole genome shotgun sequence:
- the LOC122600644 gene encoding protein SUPPRESSOR OF MAX2 1-like: MRTGLNAILQTLTPEAATVFNHSIAEAGRRNHNQTTPLHVAATLLAAPTGFLRQACIRSHPNSSHPLQCRALELCFSVALERLPSNATSSPAALEPPVSNALMAALKRAQAHQRRGCSDQQQQQPLLTVKVELEHLIISILDDPSVSRVMREASFSSPAVKATIEQHSLANNVVFRPSLPAGTQSPVPNNRNLYMNQMLQRSDETSVSSMNLYLKNPRLQMGQKQGNLNLGFNQQVRVDDVKRVMDTMSKSNKKNPILVGEFGTEILKKEILKRIQSGDISTIHGFKNFDIVSVEFPAKIDELIDVIKARIRNGSDRGIVIDIGDLKWLIEQPATTEIGRESVAKIAKLVTKFGSENDKIWLIGTASCETYWKCQTYHPSLENDWDLQVVPISSTFSNRFGSNGMFGSSVESVNLFRNCDQMPPCCPKCFNEYEQELVKLNELEKSCVEAKSNLPQWLQDAKAQCGESESDSDTSMPNHSRVNDQQLLKKWTDICLRIHPNHDQSPNFARMLTGFVPMVPMVNAYKPNRLLGQSQTGQLQEMPRSPVHTELVLGSNEVHEDPSVKDFLGCISSEPQAKGKFANLEDADSFKKLLKALMKMAWWQPEAASTIAKIVTQCGSRGSMWWLFAGPDRAGKKKMASVLAQHVRGADPITICLGSRRGDNEVDTGYRGKTVLDRIVEAVRRNPFSVIVLSDIDEADMLVRGSIKQAMQRGRLTDSHGREISLGNIIFVLTGNWSTTNADDEVLDEKRLNLANVGGQLQLTVCEKRSKRRAEWLPGENMCTKQPRKVGSGLSLDLNLAMDVEEDRTDTSDLTIEQGDENPCFAIPSVSVPYELVGPSNEAVMFKPVQFGLIRREIEKTVKTVFSSIVDKKLSIEVDESTLDNISSVLWFGTTSLEDWAARVLVPSFHKLIEQLPSSFEDLVVRLESDQDPNLDQAHHCKDMLPSNIKVVIDTV, from the exons ATGAGGACAGGTTTAAATGCAATCTTGCAAACTTTAACGCCGGAAGCGGCAACAGTGTTCAACCATTCTATAGCTGAAGCGGGTCGTCGGAATCACAACCAAACGACGCCGCTTCACGTGGCGGCGACACTTCTCGCCGCGCCAACTGGGTTTCTCCGGCAAGCATGTATCCGGTCCCACCCAAATTCATCCCACCCACTCCAGTGTAGAGCACTGGAGCTCTGTTTTAGTGTAGCGTTAGAAAGACTTCCATCTAACGCTACATCTTCACCTGCGGCTTTAGAGCCGCCGGTTTCCAATGCTTTAATGGCGGCATTGAAACGGGCCCAAGCCCATCAACGCCGTGGTTGCTCagaccaacaacaacaacagccgTTGTTGACTGTTAAAGTTGAACTTGAACATCTTATTATTTCGATTCTTGATGACCCGAGTGTCAGTCGGGTCATGCGAGAAGCGAGCTTTTCTAGCCCGGCTGTTAAGGCCACAATTGAGCAGCATTCATTAGCCAACAATGTCGTTTTCCGGCCGTCTTTGCCGGCCGGAACCCAATCTCCGGTACCCAATAACCggaatttatatatgaaccaaATGTTACAAAGAAGTGATGAAACATCAGTTTCTTCAATGAATCTTTATCTAAAAAATCCAAGATTACAAATGGGCCAAAAACAGGGGAATTTGAATTTGGGTTTTAATCAACAAGTAAGAGTTGATGATGTTAAAAGGGTTATGGATACAATGTCGAAATCGAATAAAAAGAATCCGATTTTAGTAGGCGAATTCGGTACCGAAATATTGAAGAAAGAAATTTTGAAGAGAATTCAAAGTGGTGACATTTCAACAATACATGGATTCAAGAATTTCGATATCGTTTCTGTTGAATTTCCTGCGAAAATCGATGAACTAATTGATGTTATTAAGGCTAGAATTCGAAATGGGAGTGACAGAGGCATTGTGATAGATATAGGTGATTTGAAATGGCTAATTGAGCAACCAGCAACAACGGAAATTGGTCGTGAATCTGTTGCTAAGATTGCGAAATTAGTGACTAAATTTGGGTCAGAGAATGACAAAATTTGGTTGATTGGAACAGCAAGCTGTGAGACATATTGGAAGTGCCAAACTTATCATCCTTCTTTGGAAAATGATTGGGATTTACAAGTTGTACCAATATCATCCACTTTCTCCAACAG GTTTGGGTCAAATGGGATGTTTGGTAGTTCAGTTGAATCTGTAAATTTGTTTAGGAACTGTGACCAAATGCCACCGTGTTGCCCAAAATGTTTTAATGAGTATGAGCAAGAGCTAGTGAAGTTAAATGAGCTTGAGAAATCGTGTGTAGAGGCTAAGAGTAATCTACCTCAGTGGTTGCAAGATGCAAAAGCGCAGTGTGGTGAAAGCGAGAGTGATAGTGATACGAGTATGCCTAATCATTCTCGG gTTAATGATCAACAGTTATTGAAGAAATGGACTGATATATGCTTGAGAATACATCCTAACCATGATCAAAGCCCAAATTTTGCTAGAATGTTGACAGGCTTTGTACCGATGGTACCTATGGTAAATGCGTATAAACCAAATCGACTTCTGGGTCAAAGTCAAACCGGTCAACTACAAGAGATGCCTCGAAGCCCTGTTCATACAGAGCTAGTTCTTGGATCAAATGAAGTACATGAGGATCCATCTGTGAAAGACTTTTTAGGGTGCATTTCATCCGAACCTCAAGCCAAGGGTAAATTTGCCAATTTAGAAGATGCAGACTCGTTCAAGAAACTTCTCAAGGCTCTAATGAAAATGGCATGGTGGCAACCGGAGGCAGCGTCCACAATTGCTAAAATCGTAACACAATGTGGTTCAAGGGGTAGTATGTGGTGGTTGTTTGCCGGTCCTGATCGAGCTGGAAAGAAAAAGATGGCATCAGTTCTTGCCCAACATGTCCGTGGGGCTGATCCGATCACAATATGCCTTGGGTCAAGGCGTGGTGATAATGAAGTGGATACAGGTTATCGTGGAAAAACAGTGTTGGATCGCATTGTTGAAGCAGTTCGGAGGAACCCATTTTCAGTGATTGTGCTTTCTGATATTGATGAAGCTGATATGCTCGTTCGTGGGAGTATAAAGCAAGCAATGCAAAGAGGTCGCCTCACGGATTCTCATGGACGTGAGATTAGCCTTGGGAACATTATATTCGTGTTGACTGGAAACTGGTCAACAACCAATGCAGATGATGAAGTGCTTGACGAGAAGCGGTTAAATTTGGCTAATGTTGGCGGCCAGTTGCAGCTCACTGTTTGTGAAAAACGATCAAAACGCCGAGCTGAATGGCTTCCCGGGGAAAATATGTGTACAAAACAACCAAGGAAAGTAGGGTCCGGGCTTTCACTTGATCTTAACTTAGCTATGGATGTGGAGGAAGACCGGACAGACACAAGTGATCTCACTATTGAGCAAGGAGACGAGAATCCATGTTTTGCTATTCCATCAGTTTCAGTACCATATGAGCTTGTAGGCCCAAGTAACGAGGCGGTTATGTTTAAGCCAGTTCAGTTTGGGCTCATCCGCCGTGAAATTGAGAAAACAGTCAAAACCGTATTTTCTAGCATCGTGGATAAGAAACTCTCCATAGAGGTCGATGAATCAACTCTAGACAACATATCAAGCGTGCTATGGTTTGGCACGACAAGTCTAGAAGATTGGGCGGCACGGGTACTAGTCCCGAGCTTCCACAAGCTCATTGAACAGTTACCCTCCTCATTTGAAGACTTGGTGGTTCGTCTTGAGTCCGATCAAGATCCGAATCTCGACCAGGCACACCATTGCAAAGATATGCTGCCAAGCAATATTAAAGTAGTAATAGATACAGTCTGA